In Bubalus bubalis isolate 160015118507 breed Murrah chromosome 3, NDDB_SH_1, whole genome shotgun sequence, a genomic segment contains:
- the MAP2K3 gene encoding dual specificity mitogen-activated protein kinase kinase 3 isoform X1, which yields MESPAPSPPAGVPTSKGKSRRKKDLRISCMSKPPAPSPTLPRNLDSRAFITIGDRNFEVEADDLVTISELGRGAYGVVEKVRHAQSGTIMAVKRIRATVNSQEQKRLLMDLDVNMRTVDCFYTVTFYGALFREGDVWICMELMDMSLDKFYRKVLDKGLTIPEDILGEIAVSIVRALEHLHSKLSVIHRDVKPSNVLINKEGHVKMCDFGISGYLVDSVAKTMDAGCKPYMAPERINPELNQKGYNVKSDVWSLGITMIEMAILRFPYESWGTPFQQLKQVVEEPSPQLPADRFSPEFVDFTAQCLRKNPAERMSYLELMEHPFFTSHKTKKTDIAAFVKEILGEDS from the exons GAAAGTCCAGGAGGAAAAAGGATTTACGAATCTCCTGCATGTCCAAGCCGCCGGCGCCCAGCCCCAC GCTCCCCCGGAACCTGGACTCCCGGGCGTTCATCACCATCGGAGACAGG AACTTTGAGGTGGAGGCGGATGACCTGGTGACCATTTCAGAGCTGGGCCGAGGTGCCTATGGGGTGGTGGAGAAGGTGCGGCATGCCCAGAGCGGCACCATCATGGCTGTGAAG cGCATCCGGGCCACCGTGAACTCTCAGGAGCAGAAGCGCCTGCTCATGGACCTGGATGTCAACATGCGCACGGTGGACTGTTTCTACACCGTCACCTTCTACGGGGCCCTCTTTAGAGAG GGAGACGTGTGGATCTGCATGGAGCTCATGGACATGTCCCTGGACAAGTTCTATCGGAAGGTGCTAGACAAGGGCTTGACAATCCCAGAAGACATTCTCGGGGAGATCGCTGTGTCT ATTGTGAGGGCCCTGGAACACCTGCACAGCAAGCTGTCCGTGATCCACAGAG ATGTGAAGCCGTCCAATGTCCTTATCAACAAGGAGGGCCACGTGAAGATGTGTGACTTTGGGATCAGTGGTTACTTGGTGGATTCCGTGGCCAAGACAATGGATGCTGGCTGCAAACCCTACATGGCC CCTGAGAGAATCAACCCAGAACTGAACCAGAAAGGCTACAATGTCAAGTCTGATGTCTGGAGCCTCGGCATCACCATG ATTGAGATGGCCATTCTGCGATTTCCTTACGAGTCCTGGGGGACCCCCTTCCAGCAGCTGAAGCAGGTGGTAGAGGAGCCGtccccccagctcccagctgaCCGTTTCTCCCCTGAGTTTGTGGACTTTACTGCACAGTG CCTGAGAAAGAACCCCGCGGAACGCATGAGCTACCTGGAGCTGATG GAGCACCCTTTCTTCACCTCGCACAAAACCAAGAAGACTGACATCGCTGCCTTCGTGAAGGAGATCCTGGGAGAGGACTCATAG
- the MAP2K3 gene encoding dual specificity mitogen-activated protein kinase kinase 3 isoform X2, whose protein sequence is MESPAPSPPAGVPTSKGKSRRKKDLRISCMSKPPAPSPTLPRNLDSRAFITIGDRNFEVEADDLVTISELGRGAYGVVEKVRHAQSGTIMAVKRIRATVNSQEQKRLLMDLDVNMRTVDCFYTVTFYGALFREGDVWICMELMDMSLDKFYRKVLDKGLTIPEDILGEIAVSIVRALEHLHSKLSVIHRDVKPSNVLINKEGHVKMCDFGISGYLVDSVAKTMDAGCKPYMAPERINPELNQKGYNVKSDVWSLGITMIEMAILRFPYESWGTPFQQLKQVVEEPSPQLPADRFSPEFVDFTAQCLPCSLLA, encoded by the exons GAAAGTCCAGGAGGAAAAAGGATTTACGAATCTCCTGCATGTCCAAGCCGCCGGCGCCCAGCCCCAC GCTCCCCCGGAACCTGGACTCCCGGGCGTTCATCACCATCGGAGACAGG AACTTTGAGGTGGAGGCGGATGACCTGGTGACCATTTCAGAGCTGGGCCGAGGTGCCTATGGGGTGGTGGAGAAGGTGCGGCATGCCCAGAGCGGCACCATCATGGCTGTGAAG cGCATCCGGGCCACCGTGAACTCTCAGGAGCAGAAGCGCCTGCTCATGGACCTGGATGTCAACATGCGCACGGTGGACTGTTTCTACACCGTCACCTTCTACGGGGCCCTCTTTAGAGAG GGAGACGTGTGGATCTGCATGGAGCTCATGGACATGTCCCTGGACAAGTTCTATCGGAAGGTGCTAGACAAGGGCTTGACAATCCCAGAAGACATTCTCGGGGAGATCGCTGTGTCT ATTGTGAGGGCCCTGGAACACCTGCACAGCAAGCTGTCCGTGATCCACAGAG ATGTGAAGCCGTCCAATGTCCTTATCAACAAGGAGGGCCACGTGAAGATGTGTGACTTTGGGATCAGTGGTTACTTGGTGGATTCCGTGGCCAAGACAATGGATGCTGGCTGCAAACCCTACATGGCC CCTGAGAGAATCAACCCAGAACTGAACCAGAAAGGCTACAATGTCAAGTCTGATGTCTGGAGCCTCGGCATCACCATG ATTGAGATGGCCATTCTGCGATTTCCTTACGAGTCCTGGGGGACCCCCTTCCAGCAGCTGAAGCAGGTGGTAGAGGAGCCGtccccccagctcccagctgaCCGTTTCTCCCCTGAGTTTGTGGACTTTACTGCACAGTG CCTACCCTGTTCTCTCCTAGCCTGA